One Mangifera indica cultivar Alphonso chromosome 4, CATAS_Mindica_2.1, whole genome shotgun sequence genomic region harbors:
- the LOC123215003 gene encoding uncharacterized protein LOC123215003 isoform X1 gives MNCLSHATSYSKAVFRGTRNFIVRGSSFRHQAYCPPTCKTNFWYLGVKSIDLDFLLNRFHVKCYSSSRSSTAKTPRSRKLNTPAMEQDKDEFFVVRKGDIVGVYKSLAECQAQAGSSICHPPVSVYKGYSLPKDTEEYLVSHGLKNALYTIRAADLTEGLFGSLAPCPFQEPASKKRSQDMIKETPGSTSVSIDPLEKHVKLDYDVETRAASSDFHSCIIEFDGASKGNPGPAGAAAVLQTNDGSLICKLREGAGISTNNVAEYRALILGMKYALQKGYTNIQVRGDSKLVCMQVSGSWKARNQNMSDLCAEAKKLKDRFLSFKITHVPRGLNSEADAQANLAVHLGDGEVAEVFE, from the exons ATGAATTGCTTATCGCACGCGACTTCATATTCTAAGGCTGTATTTAGAGGGACTCGTAATTTCATTGTCAGGGGTAGTAGTTTTCGTCATCAAGCTTATTGTCCTCCTACATGTAAAACAAACTTTTGGTATCTGGGTGTTAAATCTATCGATTTAGACTTTCTGCTGAATCGATTTCATGTTAAATGTTACTCTTCTAGTAGGAGCTCTACTGCCAAAACACCTCGATCTCGTAAATTAAATACTCCGGCGATGGAACAAGACAAAGATGAGTTCTTTGTTGTGCGGAAAGGGGATATTGTTGGTGTTTACAAGAGCTTGGCTGAATGTCAGGCCCAAGCTGGATCTTCT ATATGTCATCCTCCTGTCAGTGTGTACAAAGGGTACTCTTTGCCTAAGGACACTGAGGAGTACCTCGTCTCTCATGGGCTTAAGAATGCTCTCTACACTATCAGAGCTGCAGATTTGACTGAGGGTCTTTTTGGCTCACTTGCTCCATGTCCTTTTCAA gaACCTGCATCCAAAAAGAGATCTCAGGATATGATTAAG GAAACACCCGGTTCAACATCCGTTTCAATTGATCCCTTGGAAAAACATGTCAAGTTGGACTATGATGTTGAGACCCGAGCAGCATCCTCTGATTTT CACTCTTgcattattgaatttgatgggGCATCAAAGGGCAATCCTGGACCAGCTGGTGCAGCAGCTGTGCTGCAAACCAATGATGGAAGTTTG ATCTGTAAATTGCGTGAAGGTGCGGGCATTTCAACTAATAATGTTGCTGAATATCGAGCCTTGATTTTGGGGATGAAGTATGCTCTTCAAAAAGGTTATACAAACATACAAGTCCGAGGAGACTCTAAGCTTGTCTGTATGCAG GTTTCGGGTTCATGGAAGGCCAGAAACCAGAACATGTCTGATCTGTGTGCGGAGGCAAAGAAACTGAAGGATAGATTTCTTTCATTCAAGATAACTCATGTTCCAAGG gGCCTGAACTCTGAGGCTGATGCTCAAGCAAACTTGGCTGTTCATCTTGGTG ATGGTGAAGTTGCAGAGGTTTTTGAGTAA
- the LOC123213995 gene encoding DNA polymerase lambda isoform X2, whose amino-acid sequence MAPKATKNRTPSIDPNGIFNGMSVFLVENRVQSRRLQIWKQKLVQMGATIEERLSKKVTHVFAMDLEALLQQIDRESLARFKGRVIHYQWLEDSLRLGKKVHEDLYILKLDSEADNMADKSSDHKQESGNATGDNEPSLLKKIKFSSDDVEIFKAESWGDVEINAPHETPNSSTSSDSLSHNPSAANSSPDSTKSHNQDPSLLYSPPDLNKNITEIFGKLINIYRALGDNRRSFSYHKAVAVIEKLPFKIESTDQVKGLPGIGKSMQDHIQEIVTTGKLSKLEHFETDEKVRTISLFGEVWGIGPATALKLYDKGHRSLDDLKNEDSLTHSQKLGLKYFDDIKTRIPRHEVQEMELLLQKVGEDILPGVVILCGGSYRRGKASCGDLDIVITHPDRKSHKGFLSRYVKQLKDMKFLREDLVFTTHSEEGADSGVDTYFGLCTYPRRELRHRIDFKVYPRDIYAFGLIAWTGNDVLNRRLRLLAESKGYRLDDTGLFPATRGSGCKG is encoded by the exons ATGGCGCCAAAGGCAACCAAAAACAGAACTCCGTCTATCGACCCCAACGGAATCTTCAACGGAATGTCCGTTTTCCTAGTCGAAAACAGAGTTCAGAGTCGTCGATTGCAG ATATGGAAACAGAAGCTGGTGCAAATGGGAGCTACTATTGAGGAGCGTCTATCAAAGAAAGTTACTCATGTTTTTGCTATGGATTTAGAAGCTCTTCTTCAACAAATTGATAGAGAAAGCTTAGCTCGCTTTAAAGGA AGAGTTATACATTATCAATGGCTTGAGGACAGCTTGAGATTAGGGAAAAAAGTCCATGAGGAtctatacattttaaaattggattcgGAAGCAGATAATATGGCAGACAAGTCTTCGGATCATAAACAAGAGAGTGGAAATGCTACTGGTGATAATGAACCATCActtctcaaaaaaataaaattttctagtgACGATGTGGAGATCTTCAAAGCAGAAAGCTGGGGAGATGTGGAAATTAATGCTCCCCACGAGACACCAAATAGTTCCACAAGTTCTGATAGTTTGTCTCACAATCCAAGTGCAGCAAATAGCAGTCCTGATTCCACCAAAAGCCATAATCAGGAT CCATCCTTGCTGTACAGTCCTCctgatttaaacaaaaatattactgAGATATTTGGAAAACTTATCAACATATATAGAG CATTGGGTGATAATAGAAGGTCATTTAGCTATCATAAGGCTGTCGCAGTTATTGAGAAGTTGCCATTTAAAATAGAGAGTACAGATCAGGTCAAAGGTCTGCCAGGAATTGGGAAGTCAATGCAGGATCAT ATTCAGGAGATTGTTACTACTGGGAAACTATCAAAGTTGGAGCACTTTGAGACAGATGAAAAG GTGAGGACGATCAGTTTGTTTGGGGAAGTTTGGGGTATTGGTCCAGCCACTGCActgaaattatatgataaaggaCACCGTTCACTAGATGATTTGAAGAATGAGGATTCATTAACACATTCACAAAAACTAGGGCtgaaatattttgatgatatcaAGACAAGGATTCCACGCCATGAG GTTCAAGAGATGGAACTTCTTCTGCAAAAAGTGGGGGAAGATATTTTGCCTGGG GTTGTAATTTTATGTGGGGGATCATATAGACGTGGAAAGGCTTCCTGTGGAGATCTTGATATTGTAATTACACATCCTGATAGAAAAAG TCATAAGGGATTTTTGTCAAGATATGTGAAGCAGTTAAAAGATATGAAGTTCTTGAGAGAGGATTTGGTCTTCACTACTCACAGTGAGGAG GGTGCAGATTCAGGTGTTGACACTTACTTTGGTCTTTGCACATATCCCAGACGAGAGCTACGACACCGCATAGATTTCAAG GTATATCCAAGGGACATATATGCATTTGGACTAATAGCATGGACTGGAAATGATGTACTGAATAGGAG GTTGAGATTGCTTGCCGAATCCAAAGGATACCGACTTGATGATACTGGTCTTTTTCCAGCTACTCGTGGCTCAG GGTGCAAGGGCTAG
- the LOC123213356 gene encoding cyclin-D1-1-like, whose amino-acid sequence MSLTCSSNFSDLLCGEDSGVFSAESSPECSSSDLESSASIQESIAGFIVDERNFVPGFDYLTQFQTQSLDASAREQSVAWILKVQAYYNFQPLTAYLSVNYMDRFLYSHRLPQNQGWPLQLLSVACLSLAAKMEEPLVPSLLDLQVEGAKYIFETKTIRRMELLVLSVLDWRLRSVTPFSFIGFFACKLDSTGAFIGFLISRATEIILSNIQEASFLEYWPSSIAAAAILCAANEIPNLSLANPEHAESWCDGLSKEKIISCYRLMQQLVLNNSGKKAPTALPKLRVTIRARMRSSSDSSASSPSPISYKRRKLNNCLWVDDDKGNSE is encoded by the exons ATGTCGCTCACGTGCTCCAGTAACTTTTCAGACCTTCTTTGCGGCGAGGATTCAGGCGTCTTCTCCGCCGAGTCTTCACCGGAATGTTCATCATCGGACCTCGAATCTTCTGCCTCCATTCAAGAGTCTATCGCTGGGTTTATAGTCGATGAGAGAAACTTTGTTCCTGGTTTTGATTACTTGACTCAGTTTCAAACTCAGTCTCTCGATGCCTCTGCTAGAGAACAATCTGTTGCATGGATTCTCAAG GTGCAAGCATACTATAATTTCCAGCCATTAACGGCGTATCTCTCCGTCAACTACATGGACCGGTTTCTGTATTCTCACCGATTGCCG CAAAATCAGGGGTGGCCATTGCAGCTTCTATCTGTTGCTTGCTTGTCATTAGCTGCAAAAATGGAGGAACCACTGGTTCCTTCTCTATTGGATCTTCAG GTTGAAGGAgccaaatatatttttgaaacaaaaaccATCCGCAGAATGGAGCTTCTGGTGCTCAGTGTTTTAGATTGGAGGCTACGATCTGTGACTCCATTCAGCTTCATTGGGTTTTTTGCGTGCAAACTCGATTCAACAGGAGCTTTTATAGGATTCTTAATTTCTCGAGCCACCGAAATTATTTTATCCAATATCCAAG AGGCCAGCTTTTTAGAGTATTGGCCGTCAAGCATTGCTGCAGCAGCGATTCTTTGTGCAGCCAATGAAATTCCAAATTTGTCTCTTGCTAATCCTGAACATGCTGAATCTTGGTGCGATGGACTAAGCAAG GAGAAAATCATTAGCTGCTACCGGTTGATGCAACAACTCGTGCTTAATAATAGTGGGAAAAAGGCACCAACAGCTTTACCCAAGCTTCGGGTAACAATCCGGGCCAGAATGAGATCCTCCAGTGATTCATCGGCCTCATCTCCATCACCAATTTCTTATAAAAGGAGAAAATTAAATAACTGCCTATGGGTAGATGATGACAAAGGAAATTCGGAGTAA
- the LOC123213253 gene encoding protein PLASTID REDOX INSENSITIVE 2, chloroplastic-like has protein sequence MATWSRALLSSALNPSSLFHSSHSSFSLGGIKLTAPFTCPSTLISKTQPSSFPLSFSFSFQKHICRYAEYKFPDPIPEFADAETDKFNTHLLNKLAKKEIFGDSLEEVVGICTEIFSTFLHTEYGGPGTLLVIPFIDMADTINERGLPGGPQAARAAVKWATDHVDKDWKEWIGDSK, from the exons ATGGCCACTTGGAGCAGAGCTCTCCTCTCTTCAGCACTGAACCCATCTTCTCTCTTTCACTCTTCTCATTCTTCTTTTTCGCTTGGTGGCATCAAACTCACTGCTCCCTTTACTTGCCCTTCAACTTTAATTTCCAAAACACAACCATCATCTTTTcccctctctttctctttctctttccaAAAACACATTTGCAGATATGCTGAGTACAAATTTCCCGACCCAATTCCTGAATTTGCTGATGCT GAAACCGACAAGTTTAATACCCATCTGCTCAATAAGCTTGCGAAGAAAGAAATCTTTGGAGATTCACTTGAAGAAGTCGTAGGAATCTGCACTGAG ATATTCAGCACTTTCTTACACACGGAGTATGGTGGTCCTGGAACACTCTTGGTCATTCCTTTCATTGACATGGCTGACACTATAAATGAACGAGGGTTGCCTGGGGGGCCACAAGCAGCACGTGCTGCGGTTAAATGGGCTACGGATCATGTTGACAAGGACTGGAAGGAATGGATTGGTGATAGCAAATAG
- the LOC123213995 gene encoding DNA polymerase lambda isoform X3 yields MAPKATKNRTPSIDPNGIFNGMSVFLVENRVQSRRLQIWKQKLVQMGATIEERLSKKVTHVFAMDLEALLQQIDRESLARFKGPSLLYSPPDLNKNITEIFGKLINIYRALGDNRRSFSYHKAVAVIEKLPFKIESTDQVKGLPGIGKSMQDHIQEIVTTGKLSKLEHFETDEKVRTISLFGEVWGIGPATALKLYDKGHRSLDDLKNEDSLTHSQKLGLKYFDDIKTRIPRHEVQEMELLLQKVGEDILPGVVILCGGSYRRGKASCGDLDIVITHPDRKSHKGFLSRYVKQLKDMKFLREDLVFTTHSEEGADSGVDTYFGLCTYPRRELRHRIDFKVYPRDIYAFGLIAWTGNDVLNRRLRLLAESKGYRLDDTGLFPATRGSGGKHGARASASLKLETEKEVFDFLGFPWLEPNERNL; encoded by the exons ATGGCGCCAAAGGCAACCAAAAACAGAACTCCGTCTATCGACCCCAACGGAATCTTCAACGGAATGTCCGTTTTCCTAGTCGAAAACAGAGTTCAGAGTCGTCGATTGCAG ATATGGAAACAGAAGCTGGTGCAAATGGGAGCTACTATTGAGGAGCGTCTATCAAAGAAAGTTACTCATGTTTTTGCTATGGATTTAGAAGCTCTTCTTCAACAAATTGATAGAGAAAGCTTAGCTCGCTTTAAAGGA CCATCCTTGCTGTACAGTCCTCctgatttaaacaaaaatattactgAGATATTTGGAAAACTTATCAACATATATAGAG CATTGGGTGATAATAGAAGGTCATTTAGCTATCATAAGGCTGTCGCAGTTATTGAGAAGTTGCCATTTAAAATAGAGAGTACAGATCAGGTCAAAGGTCTGCCAGGAATTGGGAAGTCAATGCAGGATCAT ATTCAGGAGATTGTTACTACTGGGAAACTATCAAAGTTGGAGCACTTTGAGACAGATGAAAAG GTGAGGACGATCAGTTTGTTTGGGGAAGTTTGGGGTATTGGTCCAGCCACTGCActgaaattatatgataaaggaCACCGTTCACTAGATGATTTGAAGAATGAGGATTCATTAACACATTCACAAAAACTAGGGCtgaaatattttgatgatatcaAGACAAGGATTCCACGCCATGAG GTTCAAGAGATGGAACTTCTTCTGCAAAAAGTGGGGGAAGATATTTTGCCTGGG GTTGTAATTTTATGTGGGGGATCATATAGACGTGGAAAGGCTTCCTGTGGAGATCTTGATATTGTAATTACACATCCTGATAGAAAAAG TCATAAGGGATTTTTGTCAAGATATGTGAAGCAGTTAAAAGATATGAAGTTCTTGAGAGAGGATTTGGTCTTCACTACTCACAGTGAGGAG GGTGCAGATTCAGGTGTTGACACTTACTTTGGTCTTTGCACATATCCCAGACGAGAGCTACGACACCGCATAGATTTCAAG GTATATCCAAGGGACATATATGCATTTGGACTAATAGCATGGACTGGAAATGATGTACTGAATAGGAG GTTGAGATTGCTTGCCGAATCCAAAGGATACCGACTTGATGATACTGGTCTTTTTCCAGCTACTCGTGGCTCAGGTGGTAAACAT GGTGCAAGGGCTAGTGCAAGTTTGAAATTGGAGACTGAGAAAGAGGTGTTTGATTTCCTGGGGTTTCCTTGGCTTGAACCAAACGAAAGAAATTTATGA
- the LOC123215003 gene encoding uncharacterized protein LOC123215003 isoform X4: protein MNCLSHATSYSKAVFRGTRNFIVRGSSFRHQAYCPPTCKTNFWYLGVKSIDLDFLLNRFHVKCYSSSRSSTAKTPRSRKLNTPAMEQDKDEFFVVRKGDIVGVYKSLAECQAQAGSSICHPPVSVYKGYSLPKDTEEYLVSHGLKNALYTIRAADLTEGLFGSLAPCPFQEPASKKRSQDMIKETPGSTSVSIDPLEKHVKLDYDVETRAASSDFHSCIIEFDGASKGNPGPAGAAAVLQTNDGSLVRAFQLIMLLNIEP from the exons ATGAATTGCTTATCGCACGCGACTTCATATTCTAAGGCTGTATTTAGAGGGACTCGTAATTTCATTGTCAGGGGTAGTAGTTTTCGTCATCAAGCTTATTGTCCTCCTACATGTAAAACAAACTTTTGGTATCTGGGTGTTAAATCTATCGATTTAGACTTTCTGCTGAATCGATTTCATGTTAAATGTTACTCTTCTAGTAGGAGCTCTACTGCCAAAACACCTCGATCTCGTAAATTAAATACTCCGGCGATGGAACAAGACAAAGATGAGTTCTTTGTTGTGCGGAAAGGGGATATTGTTGGTGTTTACAAGAGCTTGGCTGAATGTCAGGCCCAAGCTGGATCTTCT ATATGTCATCCTCCTGTCAGTGTGTACAAAGGGTACTCTTTGCCTAAGGACACTGAGGAGTACCTCGTCTCTCATGGGCTTAAGAATGCTCTCTACACTATCAGAGCTGCAGATTTGACTGAGGGTCTTTTTGGCTCACTTGCTCCATGTCCTTTTCAA gaACCTGCATCCAAAAAGAGATCTCAGGATATGATTAAG GAAACACCCGGTTCAACATCCGTTTCAATTGATCCCTTGGAAAAACATGTCAAGTTGGACTATGATGTTGAGACCCGAGCAGCATCCTCTGATTTT CACTCTTgcattattgaatttgatgggGCATCAAAGGGCAATCCTGGACCAGCTGGTGCAGCAGCTGTGCTGCAAACCAATGATGGAAGTTTG GTGCGGGCATTTCAACTAATAATGTTGCTGAATATCGAGCCTTGA
- the LOC123215003 gene encoding uncharacterized protein LOC123215003 isoform X3, whose translation MEQDKDEFFVVRKGDIVGVYKSLAECQAQAGSSICHPPVSVYKGYSLPKDTEEYLVSHGLKNALYTIRAADLTEGLFGSLAPCPFQEPASKKRSQDMIKETPGSTSVSIDPLEKHVKLDYDVETRAASSDFHSCIIEFDGASKGNPGPAGAAAVLQTNDGSLICKLREGAGISTNNVAEYRALILGMKYALQKGYTNIQVRGDSKLVCMQVSGSWKARNQNMSDLCAEAKKLKDRFLSFKITHVPRGLNSEADAQANLAVHLGDGEVAEVFE comes from the exons ATGGAACAAGACAAAGATGAGTTCTTTGTTGTGCGGAAAGGGGATATTGTTGGTGTTTACAAGAGCTTGGCTGAATGTCAGGCCCAAGCTGGATCTTCT ATATGTCATCCTCCTGTCAGTGTGTACAAAGGGTACTCTTTGCCTAAGGACACTGAGGAGTACCTCGTCTCTCATGGGCTTAAGAATGCTCTCTACACTATCAGAGCTGCAGATTTGACTGAGGGTCTTTTTGGCTCACTTGCTCCATGTCCTTTTCAA gaACCTGCATCCAAAAAGAGATCTCAGGATATGATTAAG GAAACACCCGGTTCAACATCCGTTTCAATTGATCCCTTGGAAAAACATGTCAAGTTGGACTATGATGTTGAGACCCGAGCAGCATCCTCTGATTTT CACTCTTgcattattgaatttgatgggGCATCAAAGGGCAATCCTGGACCAGCTGGTGCAGCAGCTGTGCTGCAAACCAATGATGGAAGTTTG ATCTGTAAATTGCGTGAAGGTGCGGGCATTTCAACTAATAATGTTGCTGAATATCGAGCCTTGATTTTGGGGATGAAGTATGCTCTTCAAAAAGGTTATACAAACATACAAGTCCGAGGAGACTCTAAGCTTGTCTGTATGCAG GTTTCGGGTTCATGGAAGGCCAGAAACCAGAACATGTCTGATCTGTGTGCGGAGGCAAAGAAACTGAAGGATAGATTTCTTTCATTCAAGATAACTCATGTTCCAAGG gGCCTGAACTCTGAGGCTGATGCTCAAGCAAACTTGGCTGTTCATCTTGGTG ATGGTGAAGTTGCAGAGGTTTTTGAGTAA
- the LOC123215003 gene encoding uncharacterized protein LOC123215003 isoform X2 produces the protein MSSTAKTPRSRKLNTPAMEQDKDEFFVVRKGDIVGVYKSLAECQAQAGSSICHPPVSVYKGYSLPKDTEEYLVSHGLKNALYTIRAADLTEGLFGSLAPCPFQEPASKKRSQDMIKETPGSTSVSIDPLEKHVKLDYDVETRAASSDFHSCIIEFDGASKGNPGPAGAAAVLQTNDGSLICKLREGAGISTNNVAEYRALILGMKYALQKGYTNIQVRGDSKLVCMQVSGSWKARNQNMSDLCAEAKKLKDRFLSFKITHVPRGLNSEADAQANLAVHLGDGEVAEVFE, from the exons AT GAGCTCTACTGCCAAAACACCTCGATCTCGTAAATTAAATACTCCGGCGATGGAACAAGACAAAGATGAGTTCTTTGTTGTGCGGAAAGGGGATATTGTTGGTGTTTACAAGAGCTTGGCTGAATGTCAGGCCCAAGCTGGATCTTCT ATATGTCATCCTCCTGTCAGTGTGTACAAAGGGTACTCTTTGCCTAAGGACACTGAGGAGTACCTCGTCTCTCATGGGCTTAAGAATGCTCTCTACACTATCAGAGCTGCAGATTTGACTGAGGGTCTTTTTGGCTCACTTGCTCCATGTCCTTTTCAA gaACCTGCATCCAAAAAGAGATCTCAGGATATGATTAAG GAAACACCCGGTTCAACATCCGTTTCAATTGATCCCTTGGAAAAACATGTCAAGTTGGACTATGATGTTGAGACCCGAGCAGCATCCTCTGATTTT CACTCTTgcattattgaatttgatgggGCATCAAAGGGCAATCCTGGACCAGCTGGTGCAGCAGCTGTGCTGCAAACCAATGATGGAAGTTTG ATCTGTAAATTGCGTGAAGGTGCGGGCATTTCAACTAATAATGTTGCTGAATATCGAGCCTTGATTTTGGGGATGAAGTATGCTCTTCAAAAAGGTTATACAAACATACAAGTCCGAGGAGACTCTAAGCTTGTCTGTATGCAG GTTTCGGGTTCATGGAAGGCCAGAAACCAGAACATGTCTGATCTGTGTGCGGAGGCAAAGAAACTGAAGGATAGATTTCTTTCATTCAAGATAACTCATGTTCCAAGG gGCCTGAACTCTGAGGCTGATGCTCAAGCAAACTTGGCTGTTCATCTTGGTG ATGGTGAAGTTGCAGAGGTTTTTGAGTAA
- the LOC123213995 gene encoding DNA polymerase lambda isoform X1 produces MAPKATKNRTPSIDPNGIFNGMSVFLVENRVQSRRLQIWKQKLVQMGATIEERLSKKVTHVFAMDLEALLQQIDRESLARFKGRVIHYQWLEDSLRLGKKVHEDLYILKLDSEADNMADKSSDHKQESGNATGDNEPSLLKKIKFSSDDVEIFKAESWGDVEINAPHETPNSSTSSDSLSHNPSAANSSPDSTKSHNQDPSLLYSPPDLNKNITEIFGKLINIYRALGDNRRSFSYHKAVAVIEKLPFKIESTDQVKGLPGIGKSMQDHIQEIVTTGKLSKLEHFETDEKVRTISLFGEVWGIGPATALKLYDKGHRSLDDLKNEDSLTHSQKLGLKYFDDIKTRIPRHEVQEMELLLQKVGEDILPGVVILCGGSYRRGKASCGDLDIVITHPDRKSHKGFLSRYVKQLKDMKFLREDLVFTTHSEEGADSGVDTYFGLCTYPRRELRHRIDFKVYPRDIYAFGLIAWTGNDVLNRRLRLLAESKGYRLDDTGLFPATRGSGGKHGARASASLKLETEKEVFDFLGFPWLEPNERNL; encoded by the exons ATGGCGCCAAAGGCAACCAAAAACAGAACTCCGTCTATCGACCCCAACGGAATCTTCAACGGAATGTCCGTTTTCCTAGTCGAAAACAGAGTTCAGAGTCGTCGATTGCAG ATATGGAAACAGAAGCTGGTGCAAATGGGAGCTACTATTGAGGAGCGTCTATCAAAGAAAGTTACTCATGTTTTTGCTATGGATTTAGAAGCTCTTCTTCAACAAATTGATAGAGAAAGCTTAGCTCGCTTTAAAGGA AGAGTTATACATTATCAATGGCTTGAGGACAGCTTGAGATTAGGGAAAAAAGTCCATGAGGAtctatacattttaaaattggattcgGAAGCAGATAATATGGCAGACAAGTCTTCGGATCATAAACAAGAGAGTGGAAATGCTACTGGTGATAATGAACCATCActtctcaaaaaaataaaattttctagtgACGATGTGGAGATCTTCAAAGCAGAAAGCTGGGGAGATGTGGAAATTAATGCTCCCCACGAGACACCAAATAGTTCCACAAGTTCTGATAGTTTGTCTCACAATCCAAGTGCAGCAAATAGCAGTCCTGATTCCACCAAAAGCCATAATCAGGAT CCATCCTTGCTGTACAGTCCTCctgatttaaacaaaaatattactgAGATATTTGGAAAACTTATCAACATATATAGAG CATTGGGTGATAATAGAAGGTCATTTAGCTATCATAAGGCTGTCGCAGTTATTGAGAAGTTGCCATTTAAAATAGAGAGTACAGATCAGGTCAAAGGTCTGCCAGGAATTGGGAAGTCAATGCAGGATCAT ATTCAGGAGATTGTTACTACTGGGAAACTATCAAAGTTGGAGCACTTTGAGACAGATGAAAAG GTGAGGACGATCAGTTTGTTTGGGGAAGTTTGGGGTATTGGTCCAGCCACTGCActgaaattatatgataaaggaCACCGTTCACTAGATGATTTGAAGAATGAGGATTCATTAACACATTCACAAAAACTAGGGCtgaaatattttgatgatatcaAGACAAGGATTCCACGCCATGAG GTTCAAGAGATGGAACTTCTTCTGCAAAAAGTGGGGGAAGATATTTTGCCTGGG GTTGTAATTTTATGTGGGGGATCATATAGACGTGGAAAGGCTTCCTGTGGAGATCTTGATATTGTAATTACACATCCTGATAGAAAAAG TCATAAGGGATTTTTGTCAAGATATGTGAAGCAGTTAAAAGATATGAAGTTCTTGAGAGAGGATTTGGTCTTCACTACTCACAGTGAGGAG GGTGCAGATTCAGGTGTTGACACTTACTTTGGTCTTTGCACATATCCCAGACGAGAGCTACGACACCGCATAGATTTCAAG GTATATCCAAGGGACATATATGCATTTGGACTAATAGCATGGACTGGAAATGATGTACTGAATAGGAG GTTGAGATTGCTTGCCGAATCCAAAGGATACCGACTTGATGATACTGGTCTTTTTCCAGCTACTCGTGGCTCAGGTGGTAAACAT GGTGCAAGGGCTAGTGCAAGTTTGAAATTGGAGACTGAGAAAGAGGTGTTTGATTTCCTGGGGTTTCCTTGGCTTGAACCAAACGAAAGAAATTTATGA
- the LOC123213419 gene encoding uncharacterized protein LOC123213419, giving the protein MGNCQAIEAAALVIQHPNGKIERLYWPVTASEIMRMNPGHYVSLIIPLPPLPEQDPKSVRFTRVKLLRPTDTLSLGHAYRLITTQEVLKVLKAKKHAKAKKQQQESIENLQIAQERQSSGSEREPKSHMDKNYQYQALKQERHRPRAISVNPAAMGSKSWRPSLQSISESAS; this is encoded by the exons ATGGGGAACTGTCAAGCTATTGAAGCTGCGGCCTTGGTTATACAGCACCCAAATGGGAAGATTGAGAGGCTTTATTGGCCAGTCACAGCTAGTGAGATAATGAGAATGAACCCGGGTCATTATGTTTCTTTGATTATACCATTGCCTCCACTGCCTGAACAAGATCCAAAGTCTGTTCGGTTTACCAGGGTTAAGCTTCTTAGGCCTACTGATACTCTTTCTCTCGGCCATGCCTATCGACTTATCACTACTCAAG AGGTCTTGAAGGTCTTGAAGGCCAAGAAGCATGCAAAGGCAAAGAAGCAGCAACAGGAATCAATTGAAAACTTGCAGATAGCTCAGGAGAGGCAGAGTTCAGGTTCTGAAAGAGAACCCAAATCCCACATGGATAAAAACTACCAGTACCAG GCGCTGAAACAGGAAAGGCACCGCCCAAGGGCAATATCAGTGAACCCTGCTGCAATGGGATCAAAATCATGGCGGCCATCTCTGCAGAGCATCTCTGAGTCTGCGAGCTAG